A single window of Candidatus Rhabdochlamydia oedothoracis DNA harbors:
- a CDS encoding hemolysin family protein, whose protein sequence is MSDSLGLAFAIFLLVLLLLSSAFFSCSEVALFSLSSMKVKVFRADVDRRKQLVAHLLSSPRDLIITILVLNVITNILFQNVISSLFDGFSAWILHIGLPLVLTLTFGEMIPKSIGLANNDTISYRVAPYIYRLQNFFLPVRKVLVTITQFLMRLLFSFLKKEPDISVDELEYALKASRQLGVLNEEEAELIQGYLQLSESQVKELMRPRTDILFFDLEEPLTKLVRMFVDQQCSRVPVCQKNLDSVIGIMTSQIYFLHKEKLHQPKDMIAILQKPFFVPEMTSAPILLRQMLDRQEFLALVVDEYGSVSGLIALEDLVETVVGEIADARDEKADYTSSGKGIIIASGKLELSEFEKIFGIALPNINNMITLGGWLTEKIGDIPKAGFKYTAYGFLFHVLASDHKRVRRIYVRLIKVSSSKGSY, encoded by the coding sequence ATGAGTGATTCTTTGGGATTAGCTTTTGCTATTTTTTTATTGGTATTGCTTCTTCTTTCTTCTGCTTTTTTTTCCTGTTCAGAAGTGGCATTGTTTTCTTTATCTTCAATGAAGGTCAAGGTTTTTAGAGCAGATGTAGATCGACGCAAGCAATTGGTTGCTCATCTGCTCTCTTCTCCTCGTGATTTAATCATTACGATTCTAGTATTGAATGTAATTACCAATATTTTATTTCAGAATGTCATATCTAGTTTATTTGATGGTTTTTCTGCATGGATTTTACATATTGGATTACCTCTTGTATTGACCTTGACATTTGGTGAAATGATTCCTAAATCGATTGGCCTTGCTAATAATGATACAATTTCTTATCGAGTAGCTCCTTATATTTATCGACTGCAAAACTTTTTTTTACCGGTTAGAAAAGTTTTAGTAACCATTACGCAATTTCTGATGAGATTATTATTTTCTTTCTTGAAAAAAGAGCCTGATATCTCAGTTGATGAATTGGAATATGCTTTAAAGGCATCTCGTCAGTTAGGAGTGCTAAATGAAGAAGAAGCAGAACTTATACAAGGTTATCTACAATTAAGTGAATCTCAAGTCAAAGAATTAATGAGACCTAGGACTGATATCCTATTCTTTGATTTAGAAGAGCCTTTAACAAAACTTGTGCGTATGTTTGTGGACCAACAATGCTCTCGGGTTCCTGTTTGTCAAAAGAATCTCGATTCTGTGATCGGCATTATGACCAGCCAAATCTATTTTCTTCATAAAGAAAAACTACATCAGCCAAAAGATATGATAGCTATTTTACAAAAACCCTTTTTTGTTCCTGAAATGACTTCAGCTCCCATACTTTTAAGACAAATGCTTGATAGACAAGAGTTTTTAGCTTTGGTAGTCGATGAGTATGGGTCTGTGTCAGGTTTAATTGCTTTGGAGGATTTAGTAGAAACAGTCGTTGGAGAGATTGCAGATGCAAGAGATGAAAAAGCCGATTATACTTCATCGGGCAAAGGCATTATCATTGCAAGCGGCAAACTAGAGCTTTCTGAATTCGAAAAGATCTTTGGGATAGCTCTGCCAAATATAAATAATATGATTACTTTAGGAGGTTGGTTAACAGAGAAAATAGGAGATATTCCTAAAGCAGGATTTAAATATACGGCTTATGGCTTTTTATTTCATGTATTAGCCTCAGATCATAAACGCGTACGCCGTATATATGTAAGACTAATAAAAGTCTCTTCTTCAAAAGGAAGCTATTGA
- the dcd gene encoding dCTP deaminase, producing the protein MAPKPDRWICYMAEEHEMIDPFVKEQVRYVEGKKVISFGLSSYGYDLRVAGQFKIFTNTDNCIIDPKNFTEDAFVCIEAEECTIPPNSFALARSVEKFRIPRDVLAICVGKSTYARCGIIVNVTPFEPEWEGYVTLEISNTTPLPAKIYANEGLAQVLFYQSSEECLVSYKDRDGKYMKQKGITLPVA; encoded by the coding sequence ATGGCTCCAAAACCAGACCGTTGGATTTGTTACATGGCAGAAGAACATGAAATGATCGACCCTTTTGTAAAAGAGCAGGTACGTTACGTAGAAGGAAAAAAAGTAATTAGTTTTGGACTCTCAAGTTACGGCTATGATTTAAGGGTAGCTGGGCAATTTAAAATTTTTACAAATACTGATAACTGTATCATAGATCCAAAGAACTTTACTGAAGATGCTTTTGTCTGCATAGAAGCAGAAGAATGTACGATTCCTCCTAATTCTTTTGCGTTGGCTCGTAGTGTAGAAAAATTTCGAATTCCAAGAGATGTGCTTGCAATTTGTGTAGGTAAATCTACTTATGCGCGATGTGGCATTATTGTCAATGTAACACCTTTTGAGCCTGAATGGGAAGGCTATGTGACTTTAGAGATTTCTAACACTACACCTCTTCCTGCCAAAATCTATGCAAATGAAGGGTTAGCTCAAGTTTTATTTTATCAAAGCTCAGAGGAATGCTTAGTCTCTTATAAAGATCGAGATGGGAAATATATGAAACAGAAAGGGATTACTTTGCCTGTGGCTTAA
- the ruvB gene encoding Holliday junction branch migration DNA helicase RuvB, producing the protein MPDSFTHSSWNKKDDFAEIPLRPQALSEFVGQDTIVKRLEVSILAAKQRNEPLGHCLFHGPPGLGKTTLGTILSKAMQTDLVLTSGPSIEKAGDLAGILTNLKEGDILFIDEIHRLNRAIEEYLYAAMEDFFLDLMIDSGPSARSIQVKLNRFTLVGATTRVGLLSSAMRSRFTLNFRLNYYCFTFLEKIIMRTGQILGISLTKEACLSIAKRARGTPRIANNLLKWVRDFAQIKGFSKIDEPLANEALNMLEIDELGLDEMDKKILSTLIDYYQGGPVGISTIAAALSEEIHTLEEVYEPYLITQGFLKRTPRGREATTLAYEHLKIPFKT; encoded by the coding sequence ATGCCCGATAGCTTTACCCATTCATCTTGGAATAAAAAGGATGATTTTGCTGAAATCCCATTAAGACCGCAAGCCTTATCGGAATTCGTGGGACAAGATACCATTGTTAAACGTCTAGAAGTATCTATCTTAGCAGCAAAGCAAAGAAATGAACCACTTGGGCATTGCCTTTTTCACGGCCCTCCTGGCTTGGGAAAAACTACATTAGGAACTATTTTATCCAAAGCTATGCAAACAGACCTTGTGCTTACCTCAGGCCCTTCTATTGAAAAAGCAGGTGATTTAGCAGGTATTTTAACGAATCTAAAAGAAGGCGATATTTTATTTATCGATGAAATCCATCGGTTAAATAGAGCAATTGAAGAATATCTTTACGCTGCTATGGAGGATTTTTTTCTGGATTTAATGATTGATTCTGGCCCTTCCGCTCGCAGCATTCAAGTAAAACTCAATCGTTTTACTCTAGTAGGAGCTACTACTCGTGTAGGACTCTTAAGCAGCGCTATGCGTTCTCGTTTCACTCTAAATTTCAGACTAAATTATTATTGTTTTACATTCTTAGAAAAAATTATTATGCGTACAGGACAAATTTTAGGTATATCTCTTACAAAAGAAGCTTGTCTATCCATTGCAAAACGTGCAAGAGGAACTCCTAGAATTGCCAATAACCTCTTAAAATGGGTTCGTGATTTTGCACAAATTAAAGGTTTTAGCAAAATTGATGAGCCTCTTGCAAATGAAGCACTAAATATGTTAGAAATCGACGAACTAGGCTTAGATGAGATGGATAAAAAAATCTTGTCCACTCTAATTGATTATTACCAAGGGGGACCCGTTGGTATTAGCACAATAGCTGCGGCTCTTTCCGAAGAAATTCATACTTTAGAAGAAGTATATGAGCCTTATTTAATTACCCAAGGATTTTTAAAGCGTACGCCAAGAGGCCGAGAAGCTACCACACTAGCTTATGAACACCTTAAAATCCCTTTTAAAACTTGA
- a CDS encoding SpoIID/LytB domain-containing protein, with protein sequence MKLLLAFVTLSLIVSSLLCYSKEASVNTQTLSDISKKHKPQTIKILLHKDLPQAFLEAKGRYFVYNPQNDFLIASGIYSKKQPIFSQEAGLKWGELFPGVSQMRLVPGSSQSTILVNGIEYKGCVEIYDIKGKLHIINEIDIENYLRSTLSLQSLSELDEEVMDALAIIARTKAYYLANKDPLLHWHVTSLEIEYQGSALACQNPSIPACISRTRNMILTYQSAPFEASWTEDSGGKTASFSSIFRKNIMTPSGVDSPIASAQRENHNWSFVISKQQLARLLDVKSIQALDLYQDADSHKVYAIRYKDGNKLKQMDFFTLQKKLGAKLKSNEFTIDADEKTVCFTGYGKGHGVGLCLFSAICMAKNAKKTPEILNHFFPNTKLEHMERLSTKTKV encoded by the coding sequence ATGAAGCTACTGCTTGCTTTTGTAACACTCTCATTAATTGTGTCTAGCTTATTATGCTATAGTAAAGAAGCGTCTGTAAATACACAGACCTTAAGCGATATCTCTAAGAAACACAAACCGCAAACGATTAAAATCTTACTCCACAAAGACCTACCCCAAGCTTTTTTAGAAGCTAAAGGCCGTTATTTCGTTTATAACCCTCAAAATGATTTCCTAATTGCAAGTGGCATTTACTCTAAAAAACAACCTATTTTCTCTCAAGAAGCAGGATTAAAATGGGGTGAGCTCTTTCCTGGGGTTTCTCAAATGCGCCTTGTTCCAGGATCTTCTCAAAGCACCATCTTAGTTAATGGGATTGAATACAAAGGTTGTGTAGAAATATACGATATAAAAGGCAAGCTTCATATTATCAACGAGATTGATATTGAAAACTACCTAAGATCTACACTTTCTCTTCAATCCCTTTCCGAGTTAGATGAAGAGGTTATGGATGCACTAGCTATTATTGCACGGACTAAAGCCTATTATTTAGCAAATAAAGATCCTCTTTTGCATTGGCATGTTACTAGCTTAGAAATTGAATACCAAGGCAGCGCTCTCGCTTGTCAAAATCCAAGTATTCCTGCCTGTATCTCTCGCACACGCAATATGATCCTTACCTATCAATCAGCACCATTTGAAGCTTCATGGACAGAAGATAGCGGAGGAAAAACAGCTTCTTTTTCTAGTATTTTCCGTAAAAACATCATGACTCCTTCTGGAGTTGACTCCCCTATTGCATCTGCACAAAGAGAGAATCATAACTGGTCTTTTGTCATCTCCAAACAACAATTAGCTCGTCTATTAGATGTTAAAAGCATACAAGCATTAGATCTCTATCAAGATGCAGACTCACATAAGGTTTATGCTATTCGTTATAAAGATGGCAATAAGCTAAAACAGATGGACTTCTTTACTCTGCAGAAAAAACTAGGTGCAAAACTCAAAAGCAATGAATTTACCATTGATGCAGATGAAAAAACAGTCTGTTTTACAGGTTATGGGAAAGGACACGGTGTTGGATTATGCTTATTTAGTGCTATCTGCATGGCAAAAAATGCAAAAAAAACCCCTGAAATTCTCAATCATTTTTTTCCTAATACCAAGCTGGAGCATATGGAAAGATTATCTACTAAAACCAAAGTTTAA